A genomic region of Rheinheimera sp. MMS21-TC3 contains the following coding sequences:
- a CDS encoding efflux RND transporter periplasmic adaptor subunit encodes MFKKLAASPVFIAIIIAVVLLLWLLSGDNYSAKQQPPAEQQIAAEQLPLVETRWSQASPYQLTQVAQGHIMPWRNVSIKSQQAGTVTELLVQQGDKVAQGDKLLRLSDEGRTALLKQAKANLTLKTDELASARTLGKAKFLSATELTRLESELAKAEAEYQRAQLALSQIQPIAAFNGVVDRRHIELGDVVQVGTDLMQLVQIDQLKVSAQIPQQHIAALQQGQAVKLRLLDGRELSGKLSFISYTADTATRSFYIEVTVPNPELWRIAGGSATVEVQLAPVPAHFISPALLSLDSTGNLAVAVVNEQQQVEFYPVQILSATNDGAQVSGLPDRVQIITQGAGFVKAGAKVQVQLQTQAAGTKA; translated from the coding sequence ATGTTTAAAAAGCTCGCTGCTTCTCCTGTTTTTATCGCCATTATTATCGCGGTAGTACTACTATTATGGTTGCTTAGTGGTGATAACTACAGCGCTAAACAACAGCCGCCAGCTGAGCAGCAAATAGCAGCCGAACAATTACCATTAGTTGAAACTCGCTGGTCACAAGCTTCGCCTTACCAGCTAACCCAAGTGGCTCAAGGCCATATTATGCCTTGGCGCAATGTCAGCATAAAATCTCAGCAAGCCGGTACTGTCACTGAGTTGTTAGTACAACAAGGCGATAAAGTGGCGCAAGGTGATAAGTTACTACGTTTATCTGATGAAGGTCGTACTGCACTATTAAAGCAAGCTAAAGCAAATTTAACCTTAAAAACAGATGAGTTAGCTAGTGCTCGTACCTTAGGTAAAGCTAAGTTTTTATCTGCCACTGAACTAACCCGCTTAGAAAGTGAATTGGCAAAAGCAGAAGCTGAGTATCAACGCGCACAATTAGCCCTTAGCCAAATTCAGCCTATAGCGGCCTTTAATGGTGTGGTTGATCGCCGTCATATTGAACTGGGAGATGTGGTTCAAGTAGGCACAGATTTAATGCAACTGGTGCAAATTGACCAGTTAAAAGTCAGCGCACAAATTCCGCAGCAACATATAGCAGCATTGCAGCAAGGCCAAGCGGTAAAGTTACGCTTGTTAGACGGCCGAGAACTTAGCGGTAAGCTTAGTTTTATCAGTTATACCGCTGATACAGCTACCCGCAGTTTTTATATTGAAGTAACAGTGCCCAACCCAGAGTTATGGCGCATAGCCGGCGGTAGTGCCACTGTCGAAGTGCAATTAGCGCCAGTGCCTGCCCATTTTATTTCACCTGCCCTACTTAGCCTAGACAGCACAGGTAATTTAGCTGTGGCAGTCGTCAATGAGCAACAGCAAGTAGAGTTTTATCCAGTACAAATTTTATCTGCAACTAACGACGGCGCCCAAGTGAGCGGCTTGCCCGATCGGGTGCAAATAATTACCCAAGGTGCTGGCTTTGTTAAGGCCGGCGCTAAAGTTCAAGTGCAATTACAAACACAGGCGGCAGGGACTAAAGCATGA
- a CDS encoding TonB-dependent siderophore receptor: MRTNLSRLSVAVTLAFVSLSTLAQQETVTSEAKVERKTIMPTLEVIRIVGDSVPVLLEQTGTVVIVDRKQIEQIQPLSTEDILRRIPGINIKSEEETAIVANFGIRGLSASESKSLMLEDGVPVAPGLFVGNDRYFNPRIQRVEQVEVLKGSASLRYGPSTIGGVVNYQTKTPDDGVKLTARAGSFNMQEVNIEAGGKTTSGDAFAGIVATHASSDGYMDKDYEMTDIMAKAGVVFANNQKLGIKVSRYENDANISYRGLLLGDYNAGADYNPAPDDYFLTDRTAFDINHEWSISSQATLKTVAYWSEVSRDYWRYNVDTAASNTAGRWVYTDSLTGNNRTFDRKGIETRLSIDHNLFGLLSSSEFGLRFMQEEANDTRIRAVRSADRTGVNDRHIIDSANSVAGYAQSRIELSDSLAITPGLRVESYEQKRIILTDNNATAKTSNTEYLPGVGLTYNLSQSAQLYGGVYRAFSPASNGVALDGLTDQQLDGERSTNYELGLRGKQGAVNYEVAAFLMNFNNQVVTGNSDPNLSQSNGGKTEHYGMEFMLGYELGGGFSIDTNATWVPKSEFTSGDNQGNRLPYAPKIIANLALNYQHEKLSTALTAHHRGEQYGDASNRVDIPANAAGGIWGGLMPSYTVLDLTAQYNLADNTRLFGSVKNLTDKRYITGLRQGIYVGPERSFELGISYSF; this comes from the coding sequence ATGCGGACTAACTTGTCTCGCTTATCGGTAGCGGTAACCCTAGCCTTTGTATCGCTAAGCACCTTAGCTCAGCAAGAAACTGTTACGAGTGAAGCTAAAGTTGAGCGAAAAACCATTATGCCTACTTTAGAAGTTATCCGAATTGTGGGTGACTCTGTGCCTGTTTTATTAGAGCAAACCGGTACTGTCGTTATAGTGGATCGCAAACAAATTGAGCAAATCCAGCCATTATCTACTGAAGATATTCTGCGCCGTATTCCTGGTATTAATATTAAAAGTGAAGAAGAAACCGCTATTGTCGCCAATTTTGGCATCCGTGGTTTATCTGCCAGCGAATCAAAATCACTAATGCTAGAAGATGGCGTGCCAGTAGCCCCTGGTTTATTTGTAGGTAACGATCGTTATTTTAATCCTCGCATTCAGCGGGTAGAACAAGTTGAAGTATTAAAAGGCTCGGCATCTTTGCGCTATGGCCCTTCTACCATTGGCGGTGTGGTAAATTATCAAACCAAAACTCCTGATGATGGTGTTAAGTTAACTGCGCGCGCTGGCTCGTTTAATATGCAAGAAGTTAATATTGAAGCTGGCGGTAAAACAACTTCTGGCGATGCTTTTGCCGGCATAGTGGCTACCCATGCTAGTAGTGATGGCTATATGGATAAAGACTATGAAATGACCGATATTATGGCTAAAGCTGGAGTTGTTTTTGCTAATAATCAAAAGCTAGGCATTAAAGTATCGCGTTATGAAAATGATGCCAATATTTCTTATCGTGGTTTATTACTTGGCGATTATAATGCCGGTGCCGACTACAACCCTGCCCCAGACGATTATTTTTTAACTGACCGAACCGCTTTTGATATTAACCACGAATGGTCTATTTCTAGCCAAGCAACTTTAAAGACAGTGGCATATTGGAGCGAAGTTAGCCGTGATTACTGGCGTTATAATGTTGATACAGCAGCCTCTAACACAGCAGGCCGCTGGGTGTATACCGATAGCTTAACCGGTAATAATCGCACCTTTGATCGTAAAGGTATCGAAACGCGTTTAAGCATTGATCATAACCTGTTTGGTCTGCTTAGTAGCAGTGAGTTTGGTCTGCGTTTTATGCAAGAAGAAGCCAATGATACTCGCATTAGAGCCGTGCGCAGTGCAGATAGAACGGGTGTTAATGATAGACATATTATCGACTCTGCCAACAGTGTCGCTGGCTATGCCCAAAGCAGAATTGAATTAAGTGATAGCCTTGCCATAACACCCGGCTTACGGGTCGAGTCTTATGAGCAAAAGCGAATTATATTAACCGATAATAATGCTACGGCTAAAACCAGTAACACTGAGTATTTACCAGGTGTTGGTTTAACTTATAACTTAAGCCAATCTGCCCAGTTATATGGTGGTGTATATCGGGCATTTTCGCCAGCGTCTAACGGCGTAGCCTTAGATGGCTTGACCGATCAGCAACTAGATGGTGAGCGCTCTACCAACTATGAATTAGGCTTACGCGGTAAACAAGGTGCAGTTAATTATGAGGTTGCCGCATTTTTAATGAACTTTAATAATCAAGTTGTTACTGGCAATAGCGATCCTAATTTATCACAATCTAATGGCGGTAAAACTGAACATTACGGCATGGAATTTATGTTAGGTTATGAGCTAGGTGGCGGTTTTAGTATCGATACTAACGCTACTTGGGTGCCAAAATCAGAGTTTACTAGTGGTGATAATCAAGGTAATCGTTTGCCTTATGCACCCAAAATCATTGCAAATCTAGCGCTAAATTATCAACACGAAAAACTAAGTACAGCATTAACAGCCCATCACCGTGGCGAGCAATATGGTGATGCCAGCAATAGAGTTGATATACCAGCAAATGCAGCCGGTGGGATCTGGGGTGGCTTAATGCCTTCTTACACGGTACTAGACTTAACTGCACAATATAACTTAGCTGACAATACTCGACTATTTGGCTCGGTTAAAAACCTAACAGATAAACGTTACATAACAGGTCTACGCCAAGGTATTTATGTTGGCCCAGAGCGTTCTTTTGAACTAGGTATAAGTTACAGCTTCTAA
- a CDS encoding DUF6172 family protein, with the protein MKKTFALTHPKHKPARWVEAIKHEIKKYLNRERRKPLPAGMDYWTFDCRFGASEEEAVEIFTSEIKQHIDAAVAQNLSGFYVEILARACNHKPKASAEVSD; encoded by the coding sequence ATGAAAAAGACCTTCGCTTTAACCCACCCCAAACATAAACCGGCTCGTTGGGTAGAGGCAATTAAACATGAAATTAAAAAGTACCTTAACCGCGAGCGGCGTAAACCTCTGCCAGCAGGTATGGACTACTGGACCTTTGATTGTCGCTTTGGTGCTTCTGAGGAAGAAGCAGTAGAGATTTTCACATCTGAAATCAAGCAACATATTGATGCTGCTGTGGCGCAGAACTTATCAGGCTTCTATGTCGAAATACTGGCCAGAGCCTGTAACCATAAGCCGAAGGCAAGTGCTGAAGTAAGTGACTAA
- a CDS encoding DEAD/DEAH box helicase gives MQFSSLDLAPGLQRALEQCGYNAMTPVQQQAIVPARRGKDLQVTAQTGTGKTAAFAIPILQRMLDKPKTTVASRPRALILTPTRELAEQLADTIAGYAQFTAITVTALYGGVKMGGQANKLTAGVDIVISTPGRLLEHMTLGNVILTEVEFVVLDEADRMLDMGFIADVMKLIQQTAQTRQTLLFSATTSPAVNELSHKILKNHQQIRVAKINSTADTVNHVVYSVEENRKIELFEQLLAEKNWFQVLVFTSTKEQADRLLAGLQKSKVNAAVCHGDRSQGARRRAIADFKSAKLQVLIATEVAARGLDIQGLDYVVNFNLPYLPEDYVHRIGRTGRAGAAGDAISFVSREEEQSLERIQKLIGTKIKRIIKPGFEVSNRESLLKSISRKVLSGRSNKASETFIDLENTGKAKPKSKPRSSK, from the coding sequence ATGCAATTTTCATCTTTAGATTTAGCTCCAGGTTTACAACGCGCACTTGAGCAGTGTGGTTACAACGCCATGACACCCGTGCAACAGCAGGCCATAGTGCCCGCGCGGCGCGGTAAAGACTTACAAGTTACGGCACAAACAGGTACCGGTAAGACGGCCGCTTTTGCTATTCCTATCTTACAACGCATGCTAGATAAGCCAAAAACAACAGTAGCAAGCAGGCCACGGGCATTAATTCTAACGCCAACCCGTGAATTAGCCGAGCAATTAGCCGACACTATAGCGGGGTATGCCCAGTTTACTGCTATAACCGTTACTGCCTTATATGGTGGCGTTAAAATGGGTGGCCAAGCTAATAAACTTACAGCCGGTGTCGATATTGTTATCAGCACGCCAGGCCGTTTGTTAGAGCACATGACACTGGGCAACGTTATTTTAACTGAAGTTGAATTTGTGGTGCTAGATGAAGCTGACCGTATGTTAGATATGGGCTTTATTGCCGATGTTATGAAGCTAATACAGCAAACAGCCCAAACTCGGCAAACTTTGCTGTTTTCCGCTACCACATCACCTGCAGTAAATGAGCTGTCGCATAAAATTTTAAAAAATCATCAGCAAATTCGAGTAGCGAAAATAAACAGTACTGCGGATACAGTAAACCACGTGGTTTACTCAGTAGAAGAAAACCGTAAAATAGAACTATTTGAACAACTATTAGCAGAAAAAAATTGGTTTCAGGTGTTAGTCTTTACTAGCACTAAAGAGCAAGCTGATCGCCTATTAGCAGGCCTGCAAAAAAGTAAAGTTAATGCGGCTGTTTGCCATGGTGACAGAAGCCAAGGTGCAAGACGTCGCGCTATTGCAGATTTTAAATCAGCTAAACTACAAGTATTAATAGCTACCGAAGTTGCAGCACGTGGTTTAGATATTCAAGGTCTTGATTATGTAGTTAACTTTAACTTACCTTATTTACCTGAAGATTATGTGCATCGCATTGGCCGTACCGGCCGTGCTGGCGCTGCAGGTGATGCTATCTCTTTTGTTAGCCGTGAAGAAGAACAAAGCTTAGAGCGGATCCAAAAACTAATAGGTACTAAGATTAAACGTATTATCAAGCCAGGTTTTGAAGTGAGTAATCGTGAGTCTTTACTTAAAAGCATTTCACGTAAAGTGCTTAGCGGTCGCTCAAATAAAGCCAGCGAAACCTTTATCGACCTTGAGAACACCGGCAAAGCTAAGCCTAAAAGCAAGCCGCGCAGTAGCAAATAA
- a CDS encoding LysR family transcriptional regulator, with the protein MLDRLTSMQIFVEAVNRGSLSAAGRALKLSPAMAAKYLDALEERLGLKLLHRSTRQLRLTDVGADYLNSCRQILQQVAEADAEVTALSSEAIGLLRMNVPLSFGNHYIAPLLPAFSQRYPLVEIELGLSDQQQDILADGWDLALRIGRLSDSNFKSRSLGNCPMRLCAAPEYLQRYGTPQQSSDLAQHNCLSYTLSAMQRNGQWAFGRDGEYKVTVRGNLQANSGDALLVAAIGGQGVIYQPDFIVRHALTTGQLREITLHQPNIDLGGLHLLFHPSRSQPAKVRAMIDFLVEKFN; encoded by the coding sequence ATGCTAGATCGCTTAACCAGCATGCAAATTTTTGTAGAAGCCGTCAACCGAGGTAGCCTTTCAGCAGCTGGACGCGCATTAAAACTTTCACCCGCCATGGCGGCCAAATATCTGGATGCACTAGAAGAGCGGCTGGGTCTTAAGTTGTTACACCGCTCGACTCGGCAATTACGTCTCACCGATGTTGGTGCTGATTACCTCAATTCTTGTCGACAAATCTTGCAGCAAGTAGCGGAGGCCGATGCCGAAGTGACGGCCCTAAGCAGCGAAGCGATTGGACTCTTGCGCATGAACGTTCCACTGTCTTTTGGCAACCACTATATTGCCCCCCTGCTCCCAGCGTTTAGTCAGCGCTATCCCCTGGTCGAAATTGAGCTGGGTTTAAGCGACCAGCAGCAGGATATTCTGGCTGATGGCTGGGATCTAGCGTTACGGATTGGACGGTTAAGTGATAGCAATTTTAAAAGTCGTAGTCTAGGCAATTGTCCGATGCGTCTTTGTGCCGCGCCTGAGTATCTTCAACGTTACGGGACACCGCAGCAAAGTAGCGATTTAGCGCAGCACAATTGTCTAAGTTATACCCTTTCAGCTATGCAACGAAATGGTCAGTGGGCTTTTGGTCGCGATGGCGAATATAAAGTCACAGTGAGGGGAAATTTACAGGCAAATAGTGGCGATGCTTTGTTGGTTGCCGCTATTGGTGGGCAAGGTGTTATTTATCAGCCAGATTTTATTGTACGCCATGCCCTGACAACTGGGCAGTTACGGGAAATCACACTGCATCAACCCAATATTGATCTTGGCGGCCTACATCTGTTGTTTCACCCTAGTCGCAGCCAGCCTGCTAAGGTACGGGCAATGATTGACTTTTTGGTAGAAAAATTCAATTAA
- a CDS encoding class III extradiol ring-cleavage dioxygenase — protein sequence MTEPIQNIVIQPTYFIPHGAGPCFFMDWNPLTTWQNMSVFLSSISKELPETPKAILLISAHWQDDVFALTASANPGLIYDYFGFPESTYKLTYPAPGAPELAATIAKLISEAGLPCRLDENRGFDHGVFIPLKLMFATAEIPVVQLSLKRELDAATHLQLGATLASLREQGVLIIGSGMSFHNMSGYGDPRYTAPSEVFDRWLTDSIKAESSERLIRLQQWQGAPCAQDCHPRGAEEHLLPLMVVAGAAGTSSGRKVYSENVLCTQLSAFRFG from the coding sequence ATGACTGAGCCAATACAAAACATTGTGATACAGCCAACATATTTTATCCCGCATGGTGCAGGCCCATGCTTTTTTATGGATTGGAACCCGTTAACCACTTGGCAAAATATGTCAGTTTTTTTAAGCAGCATCTCAAAAGAGTTGCCGGAAACGCCAAAAGCTATCCTACTCATCTCCGCACACTGGCAAGACGATGTTTTCGCACTAACCGCTTCTGCCAACCCTGGATTGATTTATGACTACTTCGGTTTTCCTGAATCGACCTATAAGTTGACTTATCCTGCGCCCGGTGCACCTGAGTTGGCAGCGACTATTGCCAAACTCATCAGTGAAGCGGGCTTGCCTTGTCGCTTGGATGAGAACCGCGGTTTTGACCATGGCGTTTTTATCCCGCTAAAACTGATGTTTGCCACCGCAGAGATCCCAGTTGTACAGCTATCTCTAAAACGTGAGCTTGATGCAGCTACTCATTTGCAGTTAGGCGCAACCCTTGCTTCGCTGCGTGAGCAAGGGGTACTGATTATCGGCAGTGGCATGAGCTTTCACAATATGAGTGGCTATGGCGACCCGCGTTATACCGCACCATCTGAAGTATTTGATCGCTGGCTCACGGATAGCATTAAGGCAGAGTCCTCGGAGCGACTCATCCGGTTACAGCAATGGCAAGGGGCACCCTGTGCGCAGGATTGTCATCCACGGGGGGCTGAAGAACACCTGTTGCCGTTAATGGTGGTTGCGGGGGCTGCGGGGACGTCATCTGGTCGCAAAGTGTATTCAGAAAACGTGCTGTGCACACAGTTGTCAGCATTTCGATTTGGTTAA
- a CDS encoding SDR family oxidoreductase, with the protein MQIDLTAKQALVTGASAGIGLAIAKGLAAAGADVTLVGRDSGRLDQAAAALRTLNLKGDIATVEADVSTAEGCNQLLVQLPVTDILINNLGIYSAVPFFEISDDDWLQMLEVNLLSAVRLSRHYAKGMQQRCWGRIQFISSESALNIPAEMVHYGVSKAAMQGLSRGLAKVLAGSGVTVNSILPGPTRTEGAIKMMTGLAAGRGVSVSEMEKLFLAENRPSSLLQRFATADEVANLCVYVASEQASATTGAALRVEGGIVESIV; encoded by the coding sequence ATGCAAATTGATTTAACCGCAAAACAGGCCCTGGTTACTGGCGCTTCGGCTGGAATTGGTCTAGCTATTGCAAAAGGCCTAGCTGCTGCTGGCGCTGATGTCACCCTAGTAGGGCGTGATAGCGGCCGCTTAGATCAGGCAGCGGCAGCACTAAGAACATTAAATCTTAAAGGTGATATCGCGACAGTTGAAGCAGATGTTTCAACGGCTGAGGGATGTAATCAGCTACTGGTTCAGCTACCGGTAACGGATATTTTGATTAACAATCTGGGCATTTACAGTGCAGTACCATTTTTTGAAATCAGCGATGACGACTGGCTGCAAATGTTAGAGGTGAACCTGCTGAGTGCTGTACGTTTAAGTCGTCATTATGCCAAAGGGATGCAGCAACGCTGCTGGGGGCGGATACAATTTATCTCCAGCGAATCAGCCCTAAATATCCCTGCTGAAATGGTGCATTATGGCGTAAGTAAAGCAGCTATGCAGGGGTTATCACGTGGACTTGCTAAAGTACTGGCCGGTAGTGGTGTCACCGTAAATAGTATTCTGCCAGGCCCAACCCGCACCGAGGGTGCCATTAAGATGATGACCGGTTTAGCTGCCGGTCGCGGCGTCAGTGTCAGTGAGATGGAAAAACTATTCCTAGCCGAAAACCGGCCATCCAGTTTATTACAGCGCTTTGCAACGGCAGACGAAGTAGCCAATTTGTGCGTGTACGTCGCTTCCGAGCAGGCCAGTGCGACAACCGGAGCGGCGCTTAGGGTAGAAGGCGGTATTGTTGAAAGTATTGTTTAA
- a CDS encoding LysR family transcriptional regulator, translating to MDIRQLRYFVAVAEEQNFTRAAKRLFIAQPPLSRQIQLLEDELGVILFDRTSRPLQLTEAGKFLFSHAKKMLAKTAEIKTMTQRVGKIERSLSIGFVATTLYGLLPRIIRQFREQHQSVEITLHEMTSSQQIEALKSGKIDVGFGRLRVEDPSIRRILLREESLMVALPSAHYLIKNAQNLTLKDLIEQPLLVFPKQPRPSFADQVLALFHDRGLSPNKVIEVRELQIAIGLVAAGEGMTIVPSSMRAFIRQDVTYLELDEKRAISPVIMSIRLGEQSDDLKVLLQNVYQVYDAEQIHYIREEL from the coding sequence GTGGACATAAGACAATTACGTTATTTTGTAGCAGTGGCAGAAGAGCAAAACTTTACCCGAGCAGCTAAACGGCTTTTTATTGCTCAGCCACCTCTTAGCCGGCAAATCCAGCTACTAGAAGATGAGTTAGGGGTGATTTTATTTGATCGTACTAGCCGACCGCTACAACTGACCGAAGCCGGTAAATTTCTCTTTAGCCATGCCAAGAAAATGCTGGCAAAGACAGCTGAAATTAAAACTATGACCCAGCGGGTGGGTAAAATTGAACGCAGTCTATCGATTGGCTTTGTAGCGACTACGCTTTACGGCTTACTGCCGCGCATTATTCGTCAATTTCGAGAACAGCATCAGTCTGTAGAAATAACCTTGCACGAAATGACTTCTTCTCAACAAATTGAAGCCTTAAAATCCGGAAAAATTGATGTTGGTTTTGGTCGTTTAAGAGTAGAAGATCCCAGCATACGACGTATTTTATTAAGGGAAGAGTCTCTTATGGTTGCCTTGCCCTCAGCCCATTATTTAATAAAAAACGCACAAAATTTAACCTTAAAAGATCTGATTGAGCAACCTTTATTAGTCTTCCCAAAGCAACCTCGCCCCAGTTTTGCCGATCAAGTTTTAGCCTTGTTTCATGATCGCGGTTTATCACCCAACAAAGTAATCGAAGTGCGTGAACTACAGATTGCTATTGGTTTAGTCGCTGCAGGTGAAGGTATGACAATAGTTCCTAGCAGTATGCGAGCTTTTATTCGGCAAGATGTAACTTATTTAGAGTTAGATGAAAAACGTGCCATCTCACCAGTGATTATGAGTATTCGCTTAGGTGAACAATCTGATGACTTGAAAGTCTTGCTCCAGAATGTTTATCAAGTTTACGATGCAGAACAGATCCACTATATACGTGAAGAGCTATGA
- a CDS encoding muconate/chloromuconate family cycloisomerase, whose translation MISAIETILIDIPTIRPHKLSVATMNTQTLVLVKISTEDGLVGWGEATTIGGLKYGDESPESVRVNIQQHISPLLLQQDEKRVGGLMNRLRKQIRGNRFAKCAIETALLDINSQRLGVPMSELLGGRLRDSVPVLWTLASGDTANDIAEAQMMLDLRRHNSFKLKIGLNSIQEDVRHVLAIKKALGDDVSIRVDVNQAWSELQATTAIAQLQDGGIDLIEQPLKAENRRGMARLTERFSVAIMADETLNGPQDAWDVAQQNAADVFAVKIAQSGGLTQAKELATIARLSGISLYGGTMLEGAIGTIASAQLFATFEELTFGTELFGPLLLTQDILTEPLKYHDFALELPTGKGLGLAIDTDKIAAWRRQD comes from the coding sequence ATGATCAGTGCTATAGAGACAATTTTAATAGATATTCCAACCATCCGTCCACACAAGTTGTCGGTTGCCACGATGAATACCCAAACTTTAGTGTTGGTAAAAATCAGTACCGAAGACGGCCTAGTTGGTTGGGGTGAAGCTACTACAATTGGTGGCTTAAAGTATGGCGACGAAAGTCCTGAAAGCGTCAGAGTGAATATTCAACAACATATCAGCCCTTTGTTATTGCAGCAAGATGAGAAACGGGTCGGTGGCTTGATGAATAGGCTACGCAAGCAAATCCGCGGTAACCGCTTTGCCAAGTGCGCAATTGAAACGGCGTTATTAGATATTAATTCGCAGCGCTTAGGCGTGCCAATGAGCGAGCTGCTAGGTGGCCGTTTACGTGACAGTGTTCCCGTACTTTGGACTCTCGCTAGTGGTGATACGGCCAACGATATTGCAGAAGCACAAATGATGTTAGATCTACGTCGACACAATAGCTTCAAACTAAAAATTGGTTTAAATAGCATTCAGGAAGACGTTCGACATGTTTTGGCGATTAAAAAAGCCCTTGGCGATGACGTCAGTATCCGGGTTGATGTTAATCAGGCCTGGTCTGAACTGCAAGCAACGACGGCTATCGCCCAGCTACAAGATGGCGGCATTGATTTAATTGAACAACCTCTAAAAGCTGAGAATAGACGCGGCATGGCACGTTTAACTGAGCGTTTTTCGGTAGCCATAATGGCAGACGAAACACTAAACGGCCCACAAGACGCTTGGGATGTTGCTCAGCAAAATGCTGCTGATGTGTTTGCTGTAAAAATTGCGCAATCCGGCGGCTTAACCCAAGCCAAAGAGCTGGCCACTATTGCCCGTCTTTCGGGGATTAGCTTGTATGGCGGCACCATGTTGGAAGGCGCCATTGGCACCATTGCTTCGGCTCAATTATTTGCCACCTTTGAAGAATTAACATTTGGTACCGAATTGTTTGGCCCCCTACTACTGACGCAAGACATTTTAACCGAGCCATTAAAGTATCACGACTTTGCTTTGGAATTACCCACAGGCAAGGGCCTAGGTTTAGCCATCGATACCGACAAAATCGCCGCATGGCGCCGCCAAGATTAA
- the catC gene encoding muconolactone Delta-isomerase: MLFQVRMDVKIPSDLNQDVVDDLKAREKALAHQLQQSGKWRHLWRIAGQYANTSIFDVSGNEELHNLLLSLPLYPFMQIEVTPLCRHPSSIHQDDC, from the coding sequence ATGTTATTTCAAGTACGTATGGATGTAAAAATCCCGAGTGACTTAAATCAAGACGTTGTTGATGATTTAAAAGCACGAGAAAAAGCGCTAGCACACCAGTTACAGCAAAGTGGTAAGTGGCGGCATCTTTGGCGCATTGCTGGCCAGTATGCCAATACCAGTATTTTTGACGTTAGCGGCAATGAAGAGTTACACAATTTGCTGCTGTCTTTGCCATTGTATCCATTTATGCAGATTGAGGTTACCCCACTTTGCAGGCATCCATCCTCAATTCATCAAGATGATTGTTAA
- the catA gene encoding catechol 1,2-dioxygenase, with product MTHNEIDQLVKSFIIDAAQAEANPRIQQIVLRLVSDLFKAIEDLDLSATEVWKGLEFLQEAGGRMELGLIAPGLGLDRFLDIRFDEAEAKLGITGGTPRTIEGPLYVSGAPVEQGFARLDDGSEIEQGQVLFMQGTVFGANGQPLPNSSVEVWHANLLGNYSYFDKSQSDFNLRRTIMTDDNGRYQFQSIMPKGYGCPPNGSTATLLGLLGRHGQRPAHIHFFISAEGHRKLTTQINIDGDEYLWDDFAFASREGLVPAVQQITDAAALAAHGLQKPYASIDFDFHLNAEVAEAPTTEVDRQRPQA from the coding sequence ATGACACATAATGAAATCGACCAGTTAGTAAAAAGCTTCATTATTGACGCGGCTCAAGCTGAAGCCAATCCACGCATACAACAAATTGTATTGCGTTTAGTTAGCGATTTATTCAAAGCCATTGAAGATTTAGACCTTTCCGCTACTGAAGTGTGGAAAGGGCTGGAGTTTCTACAAGAAGCCGGTGGCCGTATGGAACTGGGGCTTATTGCACCGGGTCTAGGTTTAGATCGATTTTTAGATATTCGTTTTGACGAAGCCGAAGCTAAATTGGGTATCACGGGTGGCACGCCTCGTACTATCGAAGGCCCCCTGTATGTTTCTGGTGCTCCTGTAGAGCAAGGCTTTGCTCGGTTAGATGATGGCTCAGAAATCGAACAAGGTCAGGTGCTATTCATGCAAGGTACGGTTTTTGGTGCCAACGGTCAGCCACTGCCGAACAGTTCTGTAGAAGTCTGGCATGCTAATTTGCTAGGAAATTACTCTTACTTTGATAAATCACAAAGCGATTTTAATCTTCGTCGTACCATCATGACTGATGATAATGGCCGTTATCAATTTCAAAGTATTATGCCAAAGGGCTACGGTTGCCCACCTAATGGTAGCACCGCGACTTTACTGGGTTTGTTAGGTCGCCATGGTCAACGTCCAGCGCATATTCATTTCTTTATTAGTGCTGAAGGTCACCGCAAATTGACGACGCAAATCAATATCGATGGTGATGAGTATCTGTGGGATGACTTTGCTTTTGCCAGTCGTGAAGGTTTAGTCCCTGCAGTACAGCAAATCACCGATGCTGCAGCATTGGCTGCACATGGCTTGCAAAAACCTTATGCGTCGATTGATTTTGATTTTCATTTAAACGCAGAAGTGGCCGAAGCGCCAACTACAGAAGTCGATCGGCAACGGCCTCAAGCGTAA